The stretch of DNA CGATTCGCGCCGCCGATCATGTCGTCGATCTGGGGCCGGGCGCGGGCGTGCATGGCGGCGAGGTGGTCGCCGAGGGTACGTTGGCCGATATTCTGGCGAACCCAAACAGCCTGACCGGGCAATATCTGACCGGCGCGCGCAAGATCGAGGTGCCTGCCGAGCGCCGCAAGGGCAATGGCAAGAGCATCACGGTCGAGAATGCGCGGGCCAACAATCTGAAGGGCGTGACGGCGAAGTTCCCGCTGGGGACCTTCTGCTGTGTGACCGGCGTGTCGGGTTCGGGCAAGTCGACGCTGACGCTGGATACGCTGCAGGCGGGGGCTTCGCGCACGCTCAATGGTGCGCGGGTGATCGCTGGGGCGCATGACAAGATCGTGGGCCTGGAAAACTGCGACAAGGTGATCGAGATTGATCAGTCGCCGATCGGGCGCACGCCGCGGTCCAATCCGGCGACCTACACCGGCGCCTTCACGCTGATCCGTGACTGGTTTGCGGGTCTGCCTGAGGCTCAGGCGCGGGGCTATAAGGCCGGGCGCTTCAGCTTCAACGTCAAGGGCGGGCGGTGTGAGGCTTGTCAGGGCGACGGGTTGATCAAGATCGAGATGCACTTCCTGCCCGACGTTTACGTCACCTGCGAGGAGTGCAACGGCAAGCGCTACAACCGCGAGACGCTGGAGGTGAAGTTCAAGGGCCATTCCATCGCCGATGTGCTGGATATGACTATCGAGGACGCCGAAAGCTTCTTCGCCAATGTGCCGCCGATCCGTGAGCGTATGCATATGCTCAACGAAGTCGGGCTGGGCTATGTGAAGGTGGGCCAGCAGGCGACGACGCTGTCAGGCGGCGAGGCGCAGCGCGTCAAGCTGGCCAAGGAGCTGGCGCGCAGGTCCACGGGCAAGACGCTCTATGTGCTGGATGAACCCACCACCGGCCTGCATTTCGAGGATGTGCGCAAGCTGCTGGAGGTGCTGCACCGGTTGGTCGATCAGGGCAACAGCGTGGTGGTGATCGAGCACAATCTCGACGTCATCAAGACCGCCGACTGGCTGATCGATATGGGCCCGGAAGGTGGCGTGCGCGGCGGCACGATTGTGGCAGAAGGCACGCCCGAGCAGGTGGCGAAGAACAAGGCCAGCTTCACCGGGCATTATCTCAAGCCGCTGTTGAAGCGGGGGGTAAACCAGCCGCCCGGCGGCGCGGGTATGGCCTCGCCGGGCAGAAAACCGGGGGAAGCGTGATGCGCAGCAGGGTTTGGGTCGTCGTGGCGGCGATGGTGTGGTCGAGCGCAAACCATGTTGCTGCGGCGGAGCCTAAGGCAGCATTGCCGCCGATGCCTCTTTCGCCCGACGGGCAACGGTATTTCCCGGAAAGCCTGAGGCATCAGGTCCTGAACTGTCCAAGGTTTCGCGCGGACGTTCCTCCAATGACGGTCATGGACGAATGGCGCGAGGGCATCACCTCTGAGTTTCTGGCGGCAGCGCGGGAGCCTTCGCTGGCCAAATACGCGCAGGACATAGCAAAAAGCAGAGGTTCGGCTGTGCGCCTTACATGGCTGCGTAGCTTTGACGAGCCCGTGACGGTGCGGTTGGAATGGGCGGCCTCTGGCAGGATGCATCTGACCGCGCGCATGCTATCGGGCAAAGGTGGCTATGGGCCGGGCAAGATCAAGCAGCGTATGGACCGCGATCTGAGCCCTGCGGAAGCCGAAGGGATGAACCGCCTGTTTGCCCGGGTCGGCTTGTGGAGTCAGCCCACCGCCATATGCGACGCGGGCCTGGACGGCGCGGAGTGGTTGTTTGAAGGTGCCGATACGATTGGCTATCATCTTGTCAGACGACAAAGTCCAGAGAAGGGCCCAGTGCGGGAAGCCGGTCTCGCGATGCTCAAATTGACTGGCTGGAGCTTTAAGGACATCTACTAGGCGTCGAAACCAAAAACCCCGCCGGTGAGGGCGGGGCAATCGGCTTCGGCCCAGAGCAAACCTCTCGCCGGAAGACGTTATGGGAGCGCGAGGGGGTAACCCCCTCGCACTTGATCCCTTCAAACCTTACTTCTGGTTCGCCAGCAGCTTCAAACGCAGCGCGTTGAGCTTGATGAAGCCCGCGGCATCGGCCTGGTTGTAGGCGCCGCCGTCTTCCTCGAAGGTCGCGATGTTGGCGTCGAACAGCGAGTCGTCGGACTTGCGGCCCACCACCACGACGTTGCCCTTGTACAGCTTCAGGCGCACTACGCCGTTCACGTTGACCTGCGAGGCGTCGATCATCTGCTGCAGCATCAGGCGCTCCGGGCTCCACCAGTAGCCGGTGTAGATCAGGCTGGCGTACTTGGGCATCAGCTCGTCTTTCAGGTGGGCCACTTCGCGGTCCAGGGTGATCGACTCGATGGCGCGGTGGGCCTTGAGCATGATGGTGCCGCCGGGGGTCTCGTAGCAGCCGCGGGACTTCATGCCGACGTAGCGGTTCTCGACGATGTCGAGGCGGCCGATGCCGTGCTTGATCCCGCCGACGCGGTTCAGCTCGGTGAGCACCTCGGCCGGGGTCATGTCCTTGCCGTCGATGGCGACGATGTCGCCCTTGCGGTAGGTCAGCTCGATGTAGGTCGGGGTGTCCGGCGCGTTTTCCGGGGAAGCGGTCCACTTCCACATGTCTTCTTCGTGCTCGGTCCAGGTATCTTCCAGCACGCCGCCTTCGTAGGAGATGTGCAGCAGGTTGGCGTCCATCGAGTACGGCGACTTCTTCTTGCCGTGGCGCTCGATCGGGATGCCGTGCTTCTCGGCATAGTCCATCAGCTTCTCGCGGGACAGCAGGTCCCACTCGCGCCAGGGCGCGATCACCTTGACGCCGGGCTTCAGCGCGTAGGCGCCCAGCTCGAAGCGGACCTGGTCGTTGCCCTTGCCGGTGGCGCCGTGGGAGATGGCGTCGGCGCCGGTCTCGTTGGCGATCTCGATCAGGCGCTTGGCGATCAGCGGACGAGCGATGGAAGTGCCCAGCAGGTACTCGCCTTCGTAGACGGTGTTGGCGCGGAACATCGGGTAGACGAAGTCGCGGACGAATTCTTCGCGCAGGTCGTCGATGTAGATTTCCTTGACGCCCATCGCGCGGGCCTTGGCGCGAGCCGGTTCGACCTCCTCGCCCTGGCCGAGGTCGGCGGTGAAGGTCACCACTTCGCAGTTATAGGTATCTTGCAGCCACTTCAGAATTACCGAGGTATCCAGGCCGCCGGAATAGGCGAGAACGACGCGCTTGATGTCAGACATGAGGCAGGCGCTCCGCTGGGAGGGATAGGATCAGCGCGGGCGACTAGCAGGCGGGGGGGGCAGGGGCAAGGAGGAAGGGGGCGGGGAGGAAGAAGGAAAAGGTAGATGCGAGGGTGTTACACCCTCGCGCTCCCATAACGTCTTCCGGCGAGAGATTCGTGCTGGGCCGCAGCCTTGTGCCCGGAACTCACCGGTGGGATCAGGCCAGCCAGTGGCGGATGGCGGCGATAAAGGCCGCCGGGTCCTCGGCGGGCAGCATATGGCCCGCGCCAGCGATCACCGACAATCCCGCGCCCGGGATCAGCGCCGCGATCTGCTCATGCTGAACCACTGGACTCCAGCGATCCAGCTCGCCGACGATTGAGAGGGTGGGGCAGGT from Novosphingobium sp. encodes:
- a CDS encoding argininosuccinate synthase produces the protein MSDIKRVVLAYSGGLDTSVILKWLQDTYNCEVVTFTADLGQGEEVEPARAKARAMGVKEIYIDDLREEFVRDFVYPMFRANTVYEGEYLLGTSIARPLIAKRLIEIANETGADAISHGATGKGNDQVRFELGAYALKPGVKVIAPWREWDLLSREKLMDYAEKHGIPIERHGKKKSPYSMDANLLHISYEGGVLEDTWTEHEEDMWKWTASPENAPDTPTYIELTYRKGDIVAIDGKDMTPAEVLTELNRVGGIKHGIGRLDIVENRYVGMKSRGCYETPGGTIMLKAHRAIESITLDREVAHLKDELMPKYASLIYTGYWWSPERLMLQQMIDASQVNVNGVVRLKLYKGNVVVVGRKSDDSLFDANIATFEEDGGAYNQADAAGFIKLNALRLKLLANQK